A genomic segment from Candidatus Korarchaeum cryptofilum OPF8 encodes:
- a CDS encoding metal-dependent hydrolase — MSKRTHLAFALLLSAYLFRFSPQQLLFVPIVLISAMLPDLDLALRGFPLVEHRKTFHNIWFTAAAAYAILHLTGSPLVAELSSIGIISHLLMDSSTKVGVMWFYPLSKWKLSGPLRTGGRADTMIGILSLIGASYFIIF, encoded by the coding sequence ATGAGCAAGAGAACTCATTTAGCATTCGCACTGCTCCTCTCAGCTTATCTCTTCAGGTTCAGCCCTCAGCAGCTTCTCTTCGTTCCTATAGTCCTCATATCAGCCATGCTACCCGATCTAGACCTCGCTCTGAGGGGCTTTCCCCTCGTAGAGCACAGGAAGACCTTCCACAACATCTGGTTCACGGCAGCTGCGGCATATGCGATTCTTCATCTGACGGGCAGCCCTCTGGTAGCTGAGCTCTCCTCAATAGGAATAATTTCCCATCTCCTCATGGACAGCTCGACCAAAGTAGGGGTTATGTGGTTCTACCCCCTCTCCAAGTGGAAGTTGAGCGGCCCCCTGAGGACAGGAGGCAGAGCGGATACGATGATAGGGATCCTCTCCCTCATAGGGGCTTCATACTTCATCATATTCTGA
- a CDS encoding class I SAM-dependent methyltransferase, whose protein sequence is MFDPESLKKIYKLFRWPEDLSKEGKERYEGALEEFGKIISHRWIEEVLRRGRVRIVDICSGTGVGGIALAKRVVELGRDAELTFVDLREDALEKAVEFSRAAGIEAEALVADARELYKSGIEADIAILWGLSTPHFNPIDLVKLYGSVSTILRDGVFIVEEADRFTIMTGYKDFLLERYDERGPVFTAHYDHDPLTGYTTRIILTKDGTHPMHVYFWDIASSIALSWIFFEDVDFMRRGAYSGYILAHKPRKFDLNIITGIPSVYAPRT, encoded by the coding sequence ATGTTCGATCCGGAGAGCCTCAAGAAGATCTACAAGTTGTTCAGGTGGCCCGAGGACCTATCTAAGGAGGGGAAGGAGAGGTATGAGGGAGCCCTCGAGGAGTTCGGTAAGATAATCTCGCACCGCTGGATCGAGGAGGTACTGAGGAGGGGGAGGGTGAGGATCGTCGATATCTGCAGCGGGACCGGGGTAGGGGGGATAGCCCTCGCCAAGAGGGTAGTTGAGTTAGGCAGGGATGCGGAGCTCACTTTCGTGGATCTGAGGGAGGATGCGCTGGAGAAAGCGGTGGAGTTCAGCAGAGCCGCAGGAATAGAGGCTGAAGCCTTAGTTGCTGACGCTAGGGAGCTGTACAAATCGGGGATAGAGGCGGACATAGCTATCCTATGGGGTTTGAGTACCCCTCACTTCAACCCGATCGATCTGGTGAAGCTCTATGGGAGCGTGAGCACTATACTGAGGGATGGCGTATTCATAGTGGAGGAAGCTGATAGGTTCACGATAATGACGGGGTACAAGGACTTCCTCCTTGAGAGGTACGATGAGAGGGGCCCTGTCTTCACAGCTCACTACGATCATGATCCCCTTACCGGATACACGACGAGGATAATCTTGACGAAGGATGGAACTCATCCCATGCACGTTTACTTCTGGGACATAGCTAGCTCGATTGCCCTCTCATGGATATTCTTCGAGGACGTGGATTTCATGAGGAGAGGGGCTTACAGCGGATACATACTGGCTCACAAGCCGAGGAAGTTCGATTTGAATATAATAACAGGGATCCCATCTGTTTACGCCCCCAGGACTTGA
- a CDS encoding NAD-dependent epimerase/dehydratase family protein, protein MIVVTGGAGFIGSNIALMLLNMGKEVAIIDNFMTGSRDAAEVLRGRGAKVIEGEASKLVELDDVEAILHLGIPSSSPMYREDPSLVSGSLGEFIEIIEYARKRDLSLIYASTSSLYNGIDPPHREDALIKPMDLYTEARYFMERISSVYQSLYGVRSVGLRLFSVYGPNERQKGRYANVASQMIWAAMEGKPFIIFGDGNQTRDFIHVRDVARAFIIAMEAGVSGIFNVGTGVETSFRELASIIAEKLPLRLEFRPNPIKNYVYRTCADTSLAEEELGFRAEVGLRRGIEELIEAYKEGRIVFGV, encoded by the coding sequence ATGATAGTGGTCACCGGTGGAGCTGGCTTCATAGGGAGCAACATAGCCCTCATGCTGCTCAATATGGGGAAGGAAGTAGCCATAATAGATAACTTCATGACCGGATCGAGGGATGCGGCCGAGGTACTGAGGGGGAGGGGAGCTAAAGTAATAGAGGGCGAGGCATCTAAGTTAGTCGAGCTTGATGATGTGGAAGCGATATTGCACTTGGGGATCCCATCATCCAGCCCCATGTACAGGGAGGATCCCAGCTTAGTTTCCGGCTCCCTCGGGGAGTTCATAGAGATAATAGAGTACGCTAGGAAGAGGGATCTGAGCCTCATCTACGCATCCACTTCCTCCCTCTACAATGGGATAGACCCTCCTCACAGGGAGGATGCGCTCATAAAGCCCATGGACCTCTACACTGAAGCCAGGTACTTCATGGAGAGGATCTCGAGCGTCTATCAAAGCCTATATGGGGTTAGATCTGTTGGTCTGAGGCTATTCAGCGTCTATGGGCCCAATGAGAGGCAGAAGGGGAGGTACGCTAATGTGGCATCTCAGATGATATGGGCAGCCATGGAAGGCAAGCCTTTCATAATCTTCGGGGATGGGAATCAGACAAGGGATTTCATACACGTCAGGGATGTTGCTAGGGCTTTCATAATAGCTATGGAAGCTGGAGTAAGCGGGATATTCAATGTCGGTACTGGAGTCGAGACCAGCTTCAGGGAACTAGCTTCGATAATAGCTGAGAAGCTGCCCCTCAGGCTGGAGTTCAGGCCCAACCCGATAAAGAACTACGTTTACAGGACTTGCGCCGATACATCATTAGCCGAGGAGGAGCTGGGATTCAGGGCTGAAGTGGGGTTGAGGAGAGGGATAGAGGAGCTAATAGAGGCCTACAAGGAGGGTAGGATAGTTTTCGGAGTTTGA
- the ilvC gene encoding ketol-acid reductoisomerase has product MAKIYTDNEVSLDPLKGKRIAVVGYGIQGRAQALNLRDSGLDVIVGARKGSSYDLAKREGFDVFPIGEAVSRADVILYLLPDMVQPEVWGEVERNLRDGSTLDFAHGFTIHYGLIRPKETVDIVMVAPKAPGAAVREEFLRGRGVPALVAVHRDATGEAKARALALAKGIGATRAGVIETTFKEETETDLIGEQLVLVGGLMELITKGWETLVEMGYQPEVAYFEALNEAKLIMDLIWRYGMKGMLERVSVTARYGGLTVGNKVIDEEVKRKMRTYAERVVSGEFTKEWLKFYKEGNIEELMKRIGEHKIEETGRKIREIIFREP; this is encoded by the coding sequence ATGGCTAAGATATATACGGATAATGAGGTGAGTCTCGATCCCCTAAAGGGGAAGAGGATAGCTGTAGTGGGGTACGGTATACAGGGGAGGGCTCAGGCGCTTAACTTGAGGGACAGCGGACTGGATGTGATAGTGGGAGCTAGGAAGGGGAGCTCATACGACCTGGCTAAGAGAGAGGGATTCGATGTCTTTCCGATAGGGGAAGCCGTCTCCAGGGCTGATGTGATACTCTACCTCCTCCCCGACATGGTTCAGCCGGAGGTCTGGGGCGAGGTGGAGAGGAACCTGAGGGACGGCTCTACCTTGGATTTCGCTCACGGTTTCACGATCCACTACGGATTGATAAGGCCCAAGGAGACCGTAGATATAGTGATGGTCGCACCTAAGGCTCCGGGAGCAGCTGTGAGGGAGGAGTTCCTCAGGGGAAGGGGAGTACCAGCTCTAGTCGCTGTCCACAGGGATGCGACCGGCGAGGCTAAGGCTAGAGCCCTGGCCCTGGCCAAGGGGATCGGAGCCACTAGGGCTGGAGTTATAGAGACTACTTTCAAGGAGGAGACCGAGACCGACTTGATAGGGGAGCAGCTCGTCTTAGTTGGAGGCCTGATGGAGCTGATAACGAAGGGATGGGAGACCTTAGTGGAGATGGGATATCAGCCTGAAGTAGCTTACTTCGAAGCTCTGAATGAGGCGAAGCTCATAATGGATCTCATATGGAGATACGGGATGAAGGGGATGCTCGAGAGGGTCTCAGTGACCGCTAGATACGGGGGCCTGACTGTGGGGAACAAGGTGATAGATGAAGAGGTCAAGAGGAAGATGAGGACGTATGCTGAGAGGGTCGTGAGCGGGGAGTTCACGAAGGAATGGCTGAAGTTCTACAAGGAGGGGAATATTGAGGAGCTGATGAAAAGGATAGGTGAGCATAAGATAGAGGAGACGGGGAGGAAGATAAGGGAGATAATATTCAGGGAACCCTAA
- a CDS encoding TIGR00266 family protein has protein sequence MEYEIRYRPSYSMLVVKLNQGETITAEAGAMTYMTPNIQMKTRARAGVLDTIKLGVLGGQSFFVNDYTAVGGPGEVALASAPLGDIEKLTLDGRGYIIQRSSYVASDPTVELDIKWQGFTKGIFGQGLFMIKTSGRGNLFINTFGAIDRHELSAGESLIVDNFHLVAFSDTCSYEVRRMGGLKELALSGEGLVVEVRGPGEVLIQTKNISEFANWIWQLLEPKVRATMGAR, from the coding sequence ATGGAGTATGAGATAAGGTACAGGCCATCTTACAGTATGTTGGTAGTTAAACTGAACCAGGGGGAGACGATAACGGCTGAAGCTGGAGCCATGACTTATATGACGCCGAATATACAGATGAAGACGAGGGCCAGGGCTGGGGTGCTCGATACAATCAAGCTAGGGGTCCTCGGGGGCCAGTCCTTCTTCGTCAACGATTACACCGCTGTAGGAGGGCCGGGTGAGGTAGCCTTAGCATCGGCCCCTCTGGGGGATATAGAGAAGCTCACCTTGGACGGGAGGGGGTACATAATACAGAGGTCCTCTTATGTGGCCTCGGACCCTACGGTAGAGCTCGATATAAAGTGGCAGGGCTTCACTAAGGGGATATTCGGGCAGGGCCTCTTCATGATAAAGACATCTGGGAGGGGGAATTTGTTCATAAATACTTTCGGAGCCATAGATAGGCATGAGCTATCCGCTGGAGAATCTCTGATAGTCGACAATTTCCATTTAGTTGCTTTCTCAGATACGTGCTCTTACGAAGTGAGGAGGATGGGCGGACTGAAGGAGCTCGCTTTGAGCGGAGAAGGACTCGTTGTCGAGGTAAGAGGACCTGGAGAAGTCTTGATACAGACGAAGAACATATCCGAGTTCGCCAATTGGATCTGGCAGTTGCTGGAGCCGAAGGTAAGAGCTACTATGGGAGCGAGATGA
- a CDS encoding putative zinc-binding protein, with translation MAMQSYQLLPHCGTHAENLIIVATCDGASSVGQIGNEVARMLTKEFPDKVRMCCLSAVAAGSKTHLDIFRKARAVLAINGCQLMCASNVLKQKGIEPAYEVTIANEGVSKVPSLDFSYDDVMRIAEKIVEDFLKKL, from the coding sequence ATGGCGATGCAGAGCTATCAATTGTTGCCGCACTGCGGGACTCATGCGGAGAACCTCATAATAGTGGCCACTTGCGATGGAGCATCTTCGGTGGGGCAGATAGGGAATGAAGTCGCGAGGATGCTCACGAAGGAGTTCCCGGATAAGGTGAGGATGTGTTGCCTATCAGCTGTAGCGGCCGGCTCGAAAACTCACCTAGATATATTCAGAAAAGCTAGAGCTGTTCTAGCGATAAATGGATGCCAGCTGATGTGCGCATCCAACGTCCTGAAGCAGAAGGGGATAGAACCGGCTTACGAAGTCACGATCGCTAATGAGGGCGTCAGCAAAGTACCATCGCTGGATTTCTCATACGATGATGTCATGAGGATAGCTGAAAAGATAGTAGAGGATTTCCTCAAGAAACTGTAG
- a CDS encoding NAD-dependent epimerase/dehydratase family protein: MTKILVLGATGQIGAELVPELRKIHGRDNVIACYHSKQPSGALLDGPVERVDVLDIKSIEGAIKKYDVDEIYHLSAILSAAGERNPQLAWRTNMDGLYNVLELAREYKLRVFWPSSIAAFGPSTPRDNTPQVTVMDPRTIYGISKYAGELLARYYAEKFDVDVRGVRYPGIISSEAMPGGGTTDYAVEIFYYALEGKKYTCYLREDTMLPMMYMPDAIKAAIQLMNAERSKLTILVGYNVAAFSFTPGQIAEEIRKHLPNFEVEYKPDFRQKIADSWPRSLDDSLARMEWGWKPDWTFEAMVKDMLERLSRKLRPA, translated from the coding sequence ATGACTAAGATCCTCGTGCTCGGGGCTACCGGGCAGATAGGGGCTGAGCTAGTCCCTGAGCTGAGGAAGATCCATGGAAGGGATAATGTAATAGCTTGTTACCACAGCAAGCAGCCCTCGGGAGCTCTTCTGGACGGTCCGGTTGAGAGAGTTGACGTCCTAGATATCAAATCGATAGAGGGAGCGATAAAGAAGTACGATGTCGATGAGATATATCACCTTTCAGCCATTCTATCAGCTGCTGGTGAGAGGAATCCGCAATTGGCCTGGAGGACGAATATGGATGGCTTATACAATGTGCTCGAGCTAGCTAGGGAGTACAAGCTAAGGGTTTTCTGGCCGAGCTCAATAGCGGCATTCGGGCCTAGCACACCCAGAGATAACACGCCTCAAGTGACTGTTATGGATCCGAGGACTATCTACGGTATCTCCAAGTACGCTGGGGAGCTCCTAGCCAGGTACTACGCTGAGAAGTTCGATGTAGATGTGAGGGGGGTGAGGTATCCAGGTATAATAAGCAGCGAAGCCATGCCCGGGGGAGGTACGACGGATTACGCTGTTGAAATATTCTATTACGCTCTTGAGGGGAAGAAGTACACTTGTTACCTTAGGGAAGATACGATGCTGCCTATGATGTACATGCCGGACGCTATAAAGGCAGCTATACAGCTGATGAACGCTGAACGCTCGAAGCTAACGATACTAGTAGGCTATAATGTCGCCGCCTTCAGCTTCACTCCCGGGCAGATAGCTGAGGAGATAAGGAAGCACTTACCCAACTTCGAAGTGGAGTACAAGCCGGATTTCAGGCAGAAAATAGCTGATTCCTGGCCCAGGAGCTTAGATGATAGCTTAGCCAGGATGGAGTGGGGATGGAAGCCGGATTGGACGTTCGAAGCTATGGTGAAGGACATGCTGGAGAGGCTCTCGAGGAAGCTCAGGCCCGCTTGA
- a CDS encoding SDR family NAD(P)-dependent oxidoreductase yields the protein MRIEGSKAIVTGGSRGIGRAISLALAERGADVLINYLSDERSAEETVAAIRRMGREALAVKGDVSKRSDCLRIFERALSSFGSVDILVNNAGVLPRLYRIEEITEEEWNRIIGVNLTGVFFMCKAVAGHMIERRRGKIVNISSIAGKEGGTVGVAYAASKAGVIGLTRALARELAPFNITVNAVAPGPVDTSALSEEIKRRGAELSPQGRIAKPEEVAHAVIFLIENDHVNGEVININGGRYMD from the coding sequence ATGCGGATAGAGGGCAGCAAGGCCATAGTCACAGGAGGGAGTAGGGGGATAGGTAGAGCTATATCCCTAGCTCTAGCGGAGAGGGGAGCTGATGTCCTGATAAACTATCTATCGGATGAGAGATCGGCCGAGGAAACTGTAGCTGCAATAAGGAGGATGGGGAGGGAAGCTTTAGCGGTCAAGGGGGATGTATCGAAGCGAAGCGATTGCTTGAGGATATTCGAGCGAGCTCTCTCCAGCTTCGGTTCCGTGGATATATTGGTCAATAACGCTGGGGTCTTGCCGAGGCTCTATAGGATAGAGGAGATAACTGAGGAGGAGTGGAACAGGATAATCGGGGTGAACTTGACGGGCGTTTTCTTCATGTGCAAAGCCGTGGCGGGACACATGATAGAGAGGAGGAGGGGGAAGATAGTGAACATATCATCTATAGCTGGGAAGGAAGGAGGTACGGTGGGCGTGGCTTACGCAGCATCAAAAGCGGGAGTGATAGGGCTCACTAGAGCTCTAGCCAGGGAGCTGGCTCCCTTCAATATAACTGTGAACGCTGTCGCTCCAGGGCCCGTAGATACTTCAGCCCTCTCGGAGGAGATAAAGAGGAGAGGAGCGGAGCTCTCCCCTCAGGGGAGGATAGCTAAGCCTGAGGAAGTGGCTCATGCCGTCATATTCCTGATAGAGAACGATCACGTGAATGGAGAGGTGATAAACATCAATGGGGGAAGGTACATGGATTGA
- a CDS encoding metallophosphoesterase yields the protein MIVVISDTHGEVENIRSILNKLRESNPDLVVHLGDDYDDASFLLAGVIGTLSHVLLDSPLYGDIRPFYPIEENPLYNPSLPIHEFCVLTLPIGALMYLIILMRASIHRASNSRDA from the coding sequence ATGATCGTGGTCATCAGCGATACTCACGGTGAGGTGGAGAACATAAGATCGATCTTGAATAAGCTCAGAGAATCGAACCCGGATCTAGTGGTGCATCTGGGGGATGATTACGATGATGCCTCCTTCCTGCTAGCTGGAGTGATCGGGACGCTCTCTCACGTCCTACTGGACTCTCCCCTCTACGGAGACATAAGGCCGTTCTACCCGATCGAGGAGAATCCACTATACAATCCATCCCTCCCAATTCACGAGTTCTGCGTACTGACTCTACCGATAGGAGCTCTGATGTATTTGATAATCTTGATGAGGGCATCGATTCACAGAGCCTCGAATTCCCGAGATGCCTAG
- a CDS encoding aminotransferase class I/II-fold pyridoxal phosphate-dependent enzyme, which translates to MARGWVRDYYAAKLKELVERGEIWEIRRLMGPTGPRAVVEGREFIMLSTNNYLNLANDPRLKRAAIEAIEKYGWGPGAVWAIAGYPELMAELERKVAEFKRTEAALVFPTGYATNVGSIPAIVDQGDIIVSDELNHGSIIDGIRLSRAEKIIYKHCDLADLEDKLRQVHKKYNKILIITDGVFSMDGDIAPLDGITKLADEFNAMVYVDDAHGEGVLGEGRGSPAHYGVEDKVDFHMGTFSKALGSTGGMIGSDRDIIEYIRNRARSWLLSTGFPPAVVAANIKALEIVMTEKERIRKLWENREYFKKGLDELGFNTGKSQTPIIPAIIGDTKKTRELAKMLYDMGIFVVPIVYPMVARGTERIRNEVSAGHTKEDLDRALSAYEKAGRSLGII; encoded by the coding sequence ATGGCCCGCGGATGGGTCAGGGACTATTATGCTGCTAAGCTCAAGGAGCTCGTTGAGAGAGGGGAGATATGGGAGATAAGGAGGCTGATGGGCCCCACGGGTCCCCGGGCTGTAGTGGAAGGCAGGGAGTTCATAATGCTCTCCACAAACAACTACCTGAATTTGGCCAACGATCCCAGGCTCAAGAGAGCTGCTATCGAAGCTATAGAGAAGTACGGATGGGGTCCGGGGGCCGTTTGGGCGATAGCCGGTTATCCCGAGCTCATGGCTGAGTTGGAGAGGAAGGTAGCGGAGTTCAAGAGGACGGAAGCAGCCTTGGTCTTCCCGACGGGTTACGCAACTAATGTCGGCTCCATACCGGCTATAGTGGATCAGGGGGACATAATAGTATCAGATGAGCTGAATCACGGGAGCATAATAGATGGGATAAGGCTCTCCAGGGCTGAGAAGATAATATACAAGCACTGCGATCTGGCGGATCTCGAGGATAAGCTGAGGCAGGTCCACAAGAAGTACAACAAGATATTGATAATAACTGACGGGGTCTTCTCGATGGACGGTGACATAGCTCCCTTGGATGGGATAACTAAGCTAGCCGATGAGTTCAACGCCATGGTCTACGTCGACGATGCCCATGGCGAGGGGGTGCTCGGGGAGGGAAGGGGCTCACCAGCTCATTACGGAGTGGAGGATAAGGTGGACTTCCACATGGGGACCTTCTCCAAAGCATTAGGCTCCACGGGCGGTATGATAGGATCTGATCGCGATATAATAGAGTATATAAGGAACAGGGCCAGGAGCTGGCTCCTGAGCACTGGATTCCCGCCTGCTGTAGTTGCTGCTAATATTAAGGCTTTGGAGATAGTGATGACTGAGAAGGAGAGGATAAGGAAGCTCTGGGAGAACAGGGAGTACTTCAAGAAGGGATTGGATGAGCTGGGCTTCAACACGGGGAAGAGCCAGACGCCGATAATACCAGCTATAATAGGGGATACGAAGAAGACGAGGGAGCTAGCTAAGATGCTTTACGATATGGGGATCTTCGTAGTGCCCATAGTCTACCCTATGGTGGCTAGAGGTACCGAGAGGATAAGGAATGAGGTGAGCGCAGGTCACACTAAGGAGGACTTGGATAGGGCTCTATCAGCCTACGAGAAAGCTGGGAGGAGCCTGGGTATAATATAG
- a CDS encoding ATP-binding protein gives MMITFINRGGELGFLEERYRSHRAELIIVYGRRRVGKTLLLRKFLSGKRSVYFVVSKLGNILQEISEAISEQLGVHPPLLRSYKELFRYIARESDNGRIILAIDEFQRLAEYDPGFLNELQAAWDEFLSGSNVFLVLSGSSVGVVERVALSSSSPIFGRRTGQLKVRPFTFRCAKEFFTWSCEDRVRAYAVFGGVPAYLSLLRYESLLENIKNLVLEPTGPLHEEPYFLLATETREPLRYMTILEAMASGATTLGEIASKSGLSSSELPRYMMTLEALLDIVERRYPLLEEGRRGRARYFIKDNFLSFWFTYVRPNLHLLELGEVERVAARISERLDEYVSKIFEEIALEHFSHSVQLRAGRWWRGGVEIDGVAVDEREGIAYFMEAKWSRNPLDKSVLRELERKAEEFEWRRGERREVYYIYSRSGFTFEPEEGVRQVSLAELCDQECT, from the coding sequence ATGATGATCACATTCATAAATAGGGGCGGGGAGCTCGGCTTCTTGGAGGAGAGGTACCGCTCGCATAGAGCTGAGCTGATAATCGTTTACGGGAGGAGGAGAGTGGGCAAGACGCTACTGCTCAGGAAGTTCCTCTCAGGTAAGAGGAGCGTTTACTTCGTGGTTTCCAAGCTTGGAAATATCCTTCAGGAGATCTCCGAGGCGATAAGCGAGCAACTAGGTGTCCATCCACCGCTATTACGGAGCTATAAGGAGCTATTCAGATACATAGCGAGGGAGAGCGACAATGGGAGGATCATCTTAGCTATAGATGAGTTCCAGAGATTGGCGGAGTACGACCCGGGGTTCCTCAATGAACTGCAGGCAGCCTGGGATGAATTCCTCAGCGGATCCAATGTCTTCCTAGTGCTGAGCGGCTCCTCAGTCGGTGTCGTCGAGAGAGTAGCCCTCTCATCCTCCTCTCCGATCTTCGGGAGGCGGACGGGACAGCTCAAGGTGAGGCCCTTCACGTTCAGGTGCGCTAAGGAGTTCTTCACTTGGTCGTGCGAGGATAGAGTAAGGGCTTACGCTGTCTTCGGAGGTGTTCCCGCATACTTATCGCTCCTTCGATATGAGAGCCTCCTCGAAAACATCAAAAATCTGGTATTGGAGCCGACGGGGCCTTTGCACGAGGAACCCTATTTCCTTCTGGCAACTGAGACAAGGGAGCCTCTTAGATACATGACGATACTCGAGGCAATGGCATCGGGAGCTACTACGCTGGGGGAGATAGCATCCAAGAGCGGGCTCTCATCCAGCGAGCTGCCGAGGTACATGATGACTCTAGAAGCTCTCCTCGATATTGTGGAGAGGAGGTACCCTCTGCTAGAGGAGGGAAGACGCGGGAGGGCCAGATACTTCATAAAGGATAATTTCCTCAGCTTCTGGTTCACATACGTAAGGCCTAACCTCCACCTCCTCGAGCTAGGGGAAGTGGAAAGGGTTGCTGCGAGGATCTCGGAGAGACTGGATGAATACGTTTCTAAGATATTCGAGGAGATAGCCCTCGAGCACTTCTCCCATTCAGTACAGCTGAGAGCCGGCAGGTGGTGGCGGGGCGGAGTGGAGATAGATGGAGTGGCTGTAGATGAGAGGGAAGGGATAGCTTATTTCATGGAGGCTAAATGGTCCAGGAATCCCCTGGACAAATCCGTCCTGAGGGAGCTCGAGAGGAAGGCTGAGGAGTTCGAATGGAGGAGGGGGGAGAGGAGGGAAGTCTACTACATCTATTCCAGGAGTGGCTTCACGTTTGAGCCGGAGGAGGGCGTGAGGCAGGTGAGCCTAGCTGAGCTCTGCGATCAGGAATGCACTTAA
- a CDS encoding helix-turn-helix domain-containing protein, whose protein sequence is MNEECMFILSLLSERPRSLSEISSEASISRASAHRYLSELEGRDS, encoded by the coding sequence ATGAACGAGGAGTGCATGTTCATCCTCTCGCTCCTCTCGGAGAGGCCTAGATCCCTCTCCGAGATATCATCTGAGGCATCTATATCGAGAGCGAGCGCTCACAGGTATTTGAGTGAACTAGAGGGGAGGGATTCTTAA
- a CDS encoding DUF429 domain-containing protein produces MGIDLSAYERRPSGICVIEGERAYTLSLNSDDEIVDFAEKIRPLVIAIDAPLTDKPELRGCDRMLIKMGFRVLPPSFSHMRKLSERGFLLSRRLRFEVIETFPTAVYKMMGIRKPRRKREIPEAARRLEEVTGIRLIREPKSLDELDSFVCAIVAREKGRGRAIAYGDSSGLIFLPVGESDSS; encoded by the coding sequence ATGGGGATAGACCTCTCAGCATACGAGAGGAGGCCCTCAGGGATATGCGTGATAGAGGGGGAGAGGGCATATACATTATCGCTGAATTCGGATGATGAGATAGTGGATTTCGCTGAGAAGATAAGGCCTCTGGTCATAGCTATAGATGCTCCGCTCACTGATAAGCCAGAGCTGAGGGGATGCGATAGGATGCTGATAAAGATGGGATTCAGAGTGCTCCCACCGAGCTTCAGTCACATGAGGAAGCTATCCGAGAGGGGGTTCCTCCTCTCGAGGAGGCTGAGATTCGAGGTGATAGAGACATTCCCGACGGCCGTCTACAAAATGATGGGGATCAGGAAGCCGAGGAGAAAGAGGGAGATACCAGAGGCTGCGAGGAGGCTTGAGGAGGTAACTGGAATAAGGCTCATAAGGGAGCCAAAGAGCTTGGATGAGCTCGATTCCTTCGTATGCGCTATAGTTGCGAGGGAGAAGGGGAGGGGGAGAGCTATTGCATACGGCGATAGCTCCGGCCTGATATTCCTCCCGGTAGGTGAATCGGATAGTAGCTGA
- a CDS encoding Lrp/AsnC family transcriptional regulator codes for MRGKLSSVERRIVRILQRDGRASYSEMGKSLGMTHVAVRKHVMRLIEEGVMKVSACLSPRALDLRHAVVLIEASDDKSISKIIEKFRDCPRLIFLSRLIGGNNIIAIMVAEDINVLESITSVCALRTAEGVRRSEVMVGSSIVYPEYLPIRIVERSEVPCGADCGSCGRFKEGLCPGCPAFPHYKGSL; via the coding sequence ATGCGCGGGAAGCTGAGCTCCGTCGAGAGGAGGATAGTGAGGATCCTCCAGAGGGACGGGAGAGCCTCATACTCGGAGATGGGGAAGTCCCTCGGGATGACGCACGTAGCTGTGAGGAAGCACGTGATGAGATTAATTGAGGAAGGAGTCATGAAGGTATCAGCTTGCTTAAGCCCCAGAGCCCTCGATCTGAGGCACGCTGTGGTGCTAATAGAGGCTTCGGATGATAAGAGCATCTCGAAGATAATTGAGAAATTTAGGGACTGTCCGAGGCTCATCTTCCTCTCCAGGCTGATAGGGGGGAACAACATAATTGCCATAATGGTGGCTGAGGACATCAACGTCCTGGAGAGCATAACTTCCGTTTGCGCCCTCAGGACAGCTGAAGGGGTCAGGAGGAGCGAGGTCATGGTCGGAAGCAGCATAGTCTACCCGGAGTATCTGCCAATAAGGATAGTCGAGAGATCAGAAGTCCCATGCGGGGCAGATTGCGGTTCTTGCGGCAGGTTCAAGGAGGGGCTGTGCCCCGGATGCCCGGCTTTCCCCCACTATAAAGGGAGCCTCTGA